In the genome of Streptomyces lydicus, the window TGGACATGGAGTCCAACGGCAAGTCCGTGGACCGCGAGGGCCATCGGGTCGGCTGGCAGACCGGCCCCGTCGTCTGGGGCACCCCCGGCACGAACGGCCAGCATGCCTACTACCAGCTGCTCCACCAGGGCACGAAGATGATCCCGGCCGACTTCATCGGCTTCGCCCGGCCGGTCGACGATCTGCAGCCGGGCCTGGTCGCCCAGCACGACCTGCTGATGGCCAACCTGTTCGCCCAGGGCCAGGCGCTGGCGTTCGGCAAGACGCCGGAGGAGGTGCGTGCCGAGGGCGTGGCCGAGGAACTGGTGCCGCACAAGACCTTCCCGGGCAACCGGCCCACCACCACCATCCTGGCCGGTGAACTCAGCCCGTCCGTGCTGGGCCAGTTGATCGCGCTCTACGAGCACAAGGTGTTCGTCCAGGGCGCGGTCTGGCACATCGACTCCTTCGACCAGTGGGGCGTGGAGTTGGGCAAGGTCCTGGCCAAGCGCGTCGAACCGGCCCTGACGGACGGCGCCGAGGTGCCGGGTCTCGGCGCCTCCACGGCCGGCCTGGTCACCAAGTACCGGGAGCTGCGCGGACGTTGATCACCGGGGTCGCCGGGGGCACCGGGGCACCGGGGTCACCGGCGATCTCGCCGATCACTGACACGGCCGGGATCACCGGCAGTGTCGCCCGCTGACCACGGTGACGCCGAAGGCCCCGAGCCCTCCAGGGGATGCCGTTGGTACCAACGACATCTCCCTCAGGGCGCGGGGCCTTCGGTATCGGCTCCTGCTGCGGCGTTCAGGCCGACGCCGGCGGGTAGAGGCCGCGCGGCAGTTGTGCCGCCGCCGCCTCGTCCAGCAGCCACAGGGTCCGGCTGCGGCCGCGTGCACCGGCCGCCGGAGCCTGGACCTCCCCGGCGCCGGAGAGGGCGATCGCCGCGGCGTTGGCCTTGTCCTCACCGGCCGCCAGCAGCCAGACCTCCCGCGCCGCGCGGATCGCGGGCAGGGTCAGCGAGGTACGGGTGGGCGGCGGCTTGGGTGCGCCGTGTACCCCCACCACCGTCCGCTCCTGCTCGTAGACGGCAGGCAGCTCGGGGAAGAGCGAGGCCACATGGGTGTCCGGGCCGACGCCCAGCAGCAGGACGTCGAAGGAGGGCACCGGCCCGTGGTCCTCGGGGCCTGCCGCGGCGGCCAGTTCGGCCGCATACGCCTCGGCGGCGGCGTCGGCGTCCTTGCCGTACGGACCGTCCGACGGGGGCATGGGGTGCACCCGGGCCGGGTCCAGCGGGACGCTGTCCAGCAGCACCTGCCGGGCCTGGGTGTGGTTGCGCTCCGGATCGCCGTCCGGGAGGAACCGCTCGTCGCCCCACCACAGGTCGAGCCGGGACCAGTCCACGGCGTCGCGGGCGGGCGCCTCGGCGAGGGCCGCGAGCAGCCCGTTGCCGTTGCGCCCGCCGGTCAGGACCACGGAGGCGAAACCGCGGGCGGCCTGCGCATCCACGATCTTCGTGATCAGCCGGGCCGCCGCGGCCTTGGCCATCAGCTCCTTGTCGCGGTGGACGACGACCTGTGGAGCGCTCACTTGGCGGCTGCCTTCTTGTTGGCCGCCTTCTTCGCCGCGGGCTTGGCCGGAGCGTCCTTGCCGGCCTCCGGCTCCCCGGTCTTCGGCTCCCCGGCCTTCGCCTCCCCGGCCGACGGCTGCCCGCCGGCGGTGTCGGCGAGCCGGTCCACGCCGTATTTCAGGGCATCGGCGTAGATCTCGTCCGGGTCGAGCCGGCGCAGCTCCTCCGCCAGCAGCTCGGCGGTGTCCCGCCGCTTGAGCGCCACCGCACGGTCGGGCTGGCCGTGGATCGAGAGCGTGGCCAGCGAACCGTCCGGGCGGTCCAGCACGATCGCACCGGTGCCGGACTCCATCCGTGCGGCCGTCAGACCCGGGCCGTCGGACACCTTGCGGGTGACCGGGACCTGCAGCCGGTCGGCCAGCCACATGGCGAGCAGCTCACAGCTGGGGTTGAACTCCTCGCCGGTGACCTCGGCCGAGGTCACCGTGCAGGGTGCCTGGTCGAGCGCCGCCGCCAGCATCGAGCGCCAGGGCGTGATGCGGGCCCAGGCCAGATCGGTGTCACCCGGGGTGTAGGTGTCCGCGCGCGCCGCCAGTTCCTCGATGGGCTGCTCGGCGGCGTAGGCATCGGTCACCCGGCGCTGGGCCAGCGCGCCGAGCGGGTCCTTGGCCGGGTCCAGCGGGGCGTTCACCGCCCACCAGACCACGACCGGCGCGTCCGGCAGCAGCAGCGGGAGCACCACCGACTGGGCGTGGTCGATCACATCGCCGTAGAGCCGGAGTATCACCGTCTCGCCGGTGCCGGCGTCCGTGCCGAGCCGGACCTCGGCGTCGAGGCGGGCCTTGGCGCGGTCGCGCGGCGACCGGCTGACCCGCTTGATGACGACGAGGGTGCGCGAGGGGTGCTCACGGGACGCGTCGTTGGCCGCCTTCAGCGCGTCGTAGGCGTTCTCCTCGTCGGTGACGATGACGAGGGTGAGCACCATGCCTATGGCCGGGGTGCCGATCGCGCGGCGTCCCTCGACCAGCGCCTTGTTGATCTTGCTGGACGTGGTTTCCGTCAAATCGATCTTCATGGCCGACGCCAGCTCCGTCCGTCTCGTGCGAGCATTTCGTCCGCCTCGGCGGGGCCCCAGCTGCCCGCCGGGTACTGCGCGGGCCTGCCGTGCTTGTCCCAGTACTCCTCGATCGGGTCGAGGATCCGCCAGGACTGCTCCACCTCCTCCACACGCGGGAAGAGGTTGGCGTCGCCGAGCAGCACATCGAGGATCAGCCGCTCGTAGGCCTCGGGGCTGGACTCCGTGAAGGACTCGCCGTAGGCGAAGTCCATCGACACGTCCCGTACCTCCATCGAGGTGCCCGGGACCTTGGAGCCGAACCTGACGGTCACGCCCTCGTCCGGCTGCACCCGGATGACCAGGGCGTTCTGCCCCAGCTCCTCGGTGGCGGTGCGGTCGAAGGGGGAGTGCGGGGCGCGCTGGAAGACCACCGCGATCTCGGTGACGCGGCGGCCCAGGCGCTTGCCGGTGCGCAGGTAGAAGGGGACGCCCGCCCAGCGGCGGTTGTCGATCGACAGCTTGATCGCGGCATAGGTGTCGGTCTTCGACTTGGGGTCGATGCCGTCTTCCTGGAGGTAGCCGACGGCCTTCTCGCCGCCCTGCCAGCCCTCCGCGTACTGCGCGCGGACCGTCTCCTTGCCGAGGTCCTTGGGCAGCCGGACCGCGCCCAGCACCTTGGTCTTCTCCGCGACCAGCGCATCCGCCTCGAAGGAGGCGGGCTCCTCCATGGTGGTCAGCGCGAGCAGCTGGAGGAGGTGGTTCTGGATGACGTCACGGGCGGCGCCGATGCCGTCGTAGTAGCCGGCCCGGCCGCCGATGCCGATGTCCTCGGCCATCGTGATCTGGACGTGGTCGACATAGCTGCGGTTCCACAGCGGCTCGAACATCGTGTTGGCGAACCGCAGCGCCAGGATGTTCTGGACCGTCTCCTTGCCCAGGTAGTGGTCGATCCGGAAGACCTCGTGGGGCGGGAAGACCTCGTGGACGATCCGGTTGAGCTCCTGGGCGCTCTCCAGGTTGTGCCCGAAGGGCTTCTCGATGACCGCGCGCCGCCAGGAGTCCTCCTTCTGGTCGGCCAGCCCGTGCTTCTTCAGCTGCTGGACGACCTGGGGGAAGAACTTCGGCGGTACGGACAGGTAGAAGGCGAAGTTGCCGCCGGTGCCCTGGGCCTTGTCGAGCTCGCTTATCGTCTCCTTCAGCGTCTCGAAGGCCTCGTCGTCGTCGAAGTTGCCCTGGACGAAGCGGCAGCCCTGGACCAGCTGCTGCCAGACCTCTTCGCGGAACGGCGTACGGGAGTGCTCCTTGACCGCCGCGTACACCTCCTGCGCGAAGTCCTCGTGTTCCCACTCCCGGCGGGCGAACCCGACGAGCGAGAAACCCGGCGGCAGCAGACCGCGGTTGGCCAGGTCGTAGACGGCGGGCATCAGCTTTTTACGGGACAAATCGCCCGTGACGCCAAAGATCACCAGGCCCGACGGCCCCGCGATACGCGGGAGCCGTCGGTCCAGGGCGTCACGAAGCGGGTTGGCTCCGTGTGCATCAGACAAGAGAGATCAGCCCTCCGAGGGAGCGAGGCGCTTGAGCTCCGCCTCCGTGGACTTGAGCAGGTCGTTCCAGGACGCCTCGAACTTCTCCACGCCCTCGTCCTCCAGGACCTGTACGACCTCGTCGTACGAGATCCCGAGCTTTTCGGTCGCCGCCAGGTCGGCCTTGGCGGCCGCGTAGCCGGCGCGCACGGTGTCACCGGTGATCCGGCCGTGGTCGGCGGTGGCCTCCAGGGTGGCCTCCGGCATGGTGTTGACCGTGCCCGGGGCGACCAGGTCGTCGACGTACAGGGTGTCCTTGTAGGCCGGGTCCTTGACGCCGGTCGAGGCCCACAGCGGACGCTGCTTGTTGGCGCCGGCCTTGTCCAGGGCGGCCCAGCGCTCGGAGGAGAAGACCTCCTCGTACGCCTGGTAGGCCAGCCGGGCGTTGGCCAGCGCGGCCTTGCCCTTGAGGGCCTTGGCCTCGTCCGTGCCCAGCTTCTCCAGGCGCTTGTCGATCTCGGTGTCCACCCGGGACACGAAGAACGACGCGACCGAGCGGATCAGGGACAGGTCCAGGCCCGCGGCCTTGGCCTTCTCCAGGCCCGCCAGGTAGGCGTCCATGACCTCGCGGTAGCGCTCCAGCGAGAAGATCAGGGTGACATTGACGCTGATGCCCAGGCCGATGACCTCGGTGATCGCCGGGAGACCCGCCTTGGTGGCCGGGATCTTGATCAGCGTGTTGGGGCGGTCCACCAGCCAGGCCAGCTGCTTGGCCTCGGCGATGGTCGGGACGGTGTGGTGCGCCAGGCGCGGGTCCACCTCGATGGAGACCCGGCCGTCCTGGCCGCCGGTGGCGTCGAAGACCGGGCGCAGGATGTCGGCGGCGTCGCGGACGTCCGCCGTCGTGATCATGCGGATGGCTTCCTCGACGGTGACCTTGCGGGCGGCGAGGTCGGCGAGCTGCTGCTCGTAGCCGTCGCCCGAGGAGATCGCCTTCTGGAAGATCGACGGGTTCGTCGTGACACCGACGACATGCTGCTGGTCGATCAGCTCGGCGAGGTTGCCGGACGTGATGCGCTTGCGCGACAGGTCGTCCAGCCAGATCGCGACGCCTTCGTCGGAGAGGCGCTTGAGTGCGTCTGTCATGGGTTCTGCATCTCCTACTTGTCGTGTGCGGGCGTCGTCAGCGCGCGGCGGCTTCGACCGATTCGCGGGCGGCGGAGGCGACCGCGTCGGCGGTGAAGCCGAACTCGCGGAACAGGGTCTTGGCATCGGCCGAGGCACCGAAGTGCTCCAGGGACACGATGCGCCCGGCGTCACCGACGAAGCGGTGCCAGGTCAGACCGATGCCGGCCTCGACGGCGACCCGGGCCCTGACGGACGGCGGGAGCACGCTGTCGCGGTAGGCCTGGTCCTGCTGGTCGAACCACTCGACCGACGGCATCGACACCACGCGGGTGGGCACGCCCTCGGCCTGCAGCTGCTCGCGCGCTTCGACGGCGAGCTGCAGCTCGGAGCCGGTACCGATCAGCACGACCTGCGGCGTGACGGTCTTGCCGTCGGCGTCCTCGGCCTCGAACCGGATGTAACCGCCCTTGGCGGTGTTCTCGTCGGCCGGGTACGTCGGCACGCCCTGACGGGTCAGCGCGAGGCCGTGCGGGGCCCCGACGCCGTACTCCTTCGTCCAGCGCTTGAGGATCTCGCGCCAGGCGATGGCGGTCTCGTTGGCGTCGGCCGGACGGACGAGGTTCAGGTTCGGGATGGCGCGCAGCGAGGCCAGGTGCTCGACCGGCTGGTGGGTCGGGCCGTCCTCGCCCAGGCCGATGGAGTCGTGCGTCCACACGTACGTCACCGGCAGGTGCATCAGCGCGGACAGCCGGACGGCGTTGCGCATGTAGTCGGAGAACACCAGGAAGGTGCCGCCGTAGACCCGGGTGTTGCCGTGCAGCGTGATGCCGTTCATCTCCGCGGCCATGGAGTGCTCACGGATACCGAAGTGGATCGTGCGGCCGTACGGGTTCGCGCCCGGCAGCGGGTTGCCCTCGGGCAGGAACGACGAGGTCTTGTCGATCGTGGTGTTGTTCGAGCCCGCGAGGTCGGCGGAGCCGCCCCACAGCTCGGGGATGACCGCACCGAGCGCGTGCAGCACCTTGCCGGACGCGGCGCGGGTGGCCACGGCCTTGCCGGTCTCGAACGAGGGGAGGTGGTCCTCCCAGCCCGCGGGCAGCTCGCCCGCGGCGACCCGGTCGAACTCCGCGGCGTGTCCGGGGTTCGTGGTGCGCCAGTCGGCGAACCTCTTGCCCCACTCCTTCTCCAGGTCACGGCCGCGGTCGAGGGCGGCGCGGGTGTGTGCCAGCACCTCCTCGGGGACCTCGAAGGACTTCTCCGGGTCGAAGCCGAGGACCCGCTTGGTGGCCGCGACCTCCTCCTCGCCCAGCGCCGAGCCGTGCGCGGCCTCGGTGTTCTGGGCGTTGGGGGCCGGCCAGGCGATGATCGAGCGCATCGCGATGAACGACGGGCGCCCGGTCTCGGCCTTGGCCGCCTCGATGGCGTGGTACAGCGCCTCGGGGTCCAGGTCGCCGTTCGCCTTCGGGGCCACCCGCTGCACGTGCCAGCCGTAGGCCTCGTAGCGCTTGCAGGTGTCCTCCGAGACCGCGGTCTCGGTGTCGCCCTCGATCGAGATGTGGTTGTCGTCCCACAGCATGATGAGGTTGCCGAGCTTCTGGTGGCCCGCGAGCGAGGAGGCCTCGGCGGAGATGCCCTCCTGCAGGCAGCCGTCACCGGCGATGGCGTAGATGTGGTGGTCGAAGGGCGAGCTGCCCTCGGGCGCCTCCGGGTCGAACAGACCGCGCTCGTAGCGGGCGGCCATCGCCATGCCCACCGCGTTGGCGACACCCTGGCCCAGCGGGCCGGTGGTGGTCTCCACGCCGGTGGTGTGGCCGTACTCGGGGTGGCCCGGGGTCTTCGAGTCCCAGGTGCGGAACGCCTTCAGATCGTCCAGCTCCAGGCCGTAACCGGCGAGGTAGAGCTGGATGTAGAGGGTCAGGCTGGAGTGGCCGGCGGAGAGGACGAACCGGTCGCGTCCGGTCCAGTTCGCGTCCGCCGGGTCGTGCCGCAGCAGCTTCTGGAAGAGAAGATAGGCGGCCGGAGCCAGGCTCATGGCCGTACCCGGATGGCCGTTACCGACCTTCTGCACGGAATCCATGGCCAGGACACGGACCGTATCCACTGCCCGCTGATCCAGTTCGGTCCACTCGAGGTCTGTGGTGGTCGGCTTGGTGCTCACCCTGAGTCAGGGCTCCTCTCCACATGTCGAATGCCGCGGACGGTATGTCCGCCAGGCGGTGTCGAGCCTACCCCCGCAAGTGCGTGCGTCTTTTCGACGCTCAGTCGGTGTTTTCGGCGCTCAGTCGGTGCGTAGGTGTCACGGTGGCTTGTCGCTTTGGGCAACCACCTCACCACCGGGGGCATTCCCGGCACCGAGGCGACGGCCCTACGCACCAGACTGCCGGGCGGCGGTCGCGTTCGCCTCCCGAACGCCGGGTGGCCACCGGCCAATAGATACGGCGGTGCCCCGTGCCCCGACGTCCAACACGACCCCACCCCCGCGAAGATCGCCTTATGGCCAACGTCTAAAGTGGCGTGGTACGCGCAAGCCCTTCACCGGGTATTCACGGCCGGACGGGCTTGCAGGCCTTATCTCTTCCGCGGCAGAGGCCGCTGATGTTACTTCCAGGGGTGTGCGTGACGGCCGTCGAATCCCGTCCTGTGGGGGCGCTTTCTCCGGTCCCCGGGAGTCCTGGCCATCGGCCGCTCGGGGCCCGCGTCAAGGCGTTCGTGGCGCTGACCAAGCCGCGGGTCATCGAGCTGCTGCTGATGACCACGGTGCCGGTGATGTTCCTGGCGGCCAAGGGTGTGCCGGACCTGACGCTGGTGCTGGTGACCTGCGTCGGCGGATATCTCTCCGCCGGCGGCGCCGCCGCGTTCAACATGTACCTCGACCGCGACATCGACGCGCTGATGGACCGTACGGCCCAGCGGCCGCTGGTCACGGGCATGGTGAGCCCCCGCGAATGCCTGGTCTTCGCGACCGCGCTCGCGGTGGGCTCCACGGCCCTGTTCTGGTTCCTCGTCAACCCGCTGTCGGCGATGCTGTCGCTCGGTGCGCTGCTTTTCTATGTCGTCGTCTACACGATGATCCTCAAGCGGCGGACCTCCCAGAACATCGTCTGGGGCGGCATCGCGGGCTGTATGCCGGTCTTCATCGGCTGGTCGTCGGTGACGAACTCCGTCTCCTGGGCCTCGTTCATCCTCTTCCTCGTCATCTTCTTCTGGACGCCGCCGCATTACTGGCCGCTGTCGATGAAGGTCAAGGACGACTACGAGCGCGTCGGGGTGCCGATGCTGCCGGCCGTCGCGGGCAACAAGGTCGTCGCGCGCCAGATCGTCGCCTACAGCTGGGTGATGGTGGCCGTCTCGCTGCTGCTGCAGCCGCTGGGCTACACGGGCTGGTTCTACACCGCCGTCGCGGTCGTCTGCGGCGCCTTCTGGCTCAAGGAGGCGCACGGTCTGCAGTCCCGCGCCAAGGCCGGGATCACGGGCGCCAAGCTCAAGGAGATGCGGCTGTTCCACTGGTCCATCACCTATGTGTCGCTGCTGTTCGTCGCCGTCGCCGTGGATCCCTTCCTTCGTTGATTACCGATGGGTAGCATGTCGGTATGGCAGACACCCAGCAGGCGGACGAGCAGACGGAGACGGCGGCCGGTGTGAAGGCCGCGGCACGCACCGACAAGAAGGCCGGCAAGCACGCCGACCGGCTCGCCAAGCAGATCCGCGCCTTCGCCGCCACGCACGGCGGCAGCGCCGAGGGCCAGCTCGCGCACATCGGCCGGGGCCGCACCCGGATCGCACTCGTCGGGGCCGACGGCGAGTGGGGCAACCTCGTCGCGGACACCTTCGGCTCCGCCAAGGACGCCGCCGACAAGGCCGGCCTCACGCTCCTCGACGACTTCGACGGCGACCTCGCCGCCAGGGTCCGTACCGGCCGCTACGAGTGGTCCCGGATGGCGGGCATCCAGGTGGGCGGCCCGTCCAACGGCTGACGGCCCGGCGCCCGCGCGCCGTGCGCCGGAGCGCACGCCGGAAGCGGAGCCCGCTACCTCACCACCTCCTCGCCCGTTAAGCCCACCAGGTGCGGCGCTCGGGCCGCGCCCGGCGGGCCTACGGCGAGGAGGAGCGGATGGACGGCCTTCCGCCGCTCATCGATCAGCACAGCCACGGCGCGGTGCACGGTGAGCTCGGTCTCGGCTCCTTCGAGACCCACCTCGCCGCCGCGGCCGGTGCGCACGGCCCGGCCCCCGCGGGCACCAGCTACTTCGACAGCTTCACGGGCCTTGCGATACGCCGCTGGTGCCCGCCGCTGCTCGGCCTGGAACCCCGGTGCCCGCCCGCCCGCTACCTGGCCCGCAGGCGCGAGGTCGGCGCCTACCGGGCCGGCCGTCTGCTGCTGCGCGGCTCGGGCATCGGCACCTTCCTGCTGGAGGCCGGCACCCCCGATGCCCTGACCTCGGCCGGTGAACTCGCCACGGCCGCCGAAGCCGGGGCCCACGAGGTCGTCCGGCTCGAACCGCTCGCCGAGCAGGTCGCCGACACCTCCGGCAGCGTCGACTCCTTCCTCGGCTACACCGCCGAGGCCCTCTACGGCGCGGCCCAGCACGCCACTGCCTTCGCCTCCGGGGCCACCCACTGCGACGGGCACGCGCCTGAAGCGGGAGAGGTACGGCGCGCCGCGGACCGCTGGCTGCGCGGCCGCCGTCCTGGGGAGCGGCTGGGGGAGCCCGTGCTCGTACGGCACCTGTTGTGGAGCGCGGTGGCGACGGGTCTCCCGGTGCAGCTGCACTGCCCCGATCCGCGGCCGCTGGCGGCCTTCCTGCGCGCCACGACCGGCATCGGCTCGGCTCTCGTCCTGCTGCCGCGGGCGCCGCACCACCGGCGGGCGGCGGAACTCGCCGCGGTGCACGCCCATGTGTACGCCGACGCCGGGCCCCGCCCCGCGGACACGCTCGACCGGGCGCCGTTCGGCAAGCTGCTCTTCTCCTCGGGCGCCCGCGGGCTGCCCGAGCTCTATGTGACCGGCGCCCGGTGCTTCCTGCGGGCCATGGGCCGCCTCGTACGGGAGTGGGCCGACGAGGGGCTGTGCGGCGCCGAGGAAGGGCGCCGGATCACCGAGATGGTCGGGTCGGGGACCGCGCGCCGGATCTACCGGCTGAGCGCGGCGGCCGGCTGAGGTTCCGGTGCCTCGTGCCCGTCCGCGGGCACGTCGGAGTCCTCCAGGGGACCGCGGTCGCGCAAGGACAGGCAGACCCGCAGCACACAGAGCCACACCAGGGCCGACCCCAGCATGTGGAAGCCGATGACGATCTCGGGCAGGCCCATGAAGTACTGGACGTAGCCGATGACGCCCTGCAGGCCGAGGCAGGCGAGCAGTTCCAGGACCTTCCGGCGCGGGGCGGCCGGGGCCTTGACGGCCCGCAGGGTGAACCACAGGGCGACGGCCAGGCCGACGACGATGTAGACGAAGTCGACATGGAGCTGGGTGATCTCCTGCCAGTCCAGCGGGATGCGGTGCACCTTCCTGGCGTCACCCGCGTGCGGGCCCGTGCCGGTGACGACCGTGCCGATGACGGTGAGCGCGCCGGTCGCCCCCACCAGCAGCCAGGCCAGCTGCCGCACCGGACGGGCGACCAGCTCGCGCGGTGTCCCGTCGCCCTCGCAGGCGCGCAGCCAGCTCAGCACGGCGACCGTGAGCAGGCCGGTGGCCGCCAGGAAGTGCGAGCTGACGATGTACGGGTTCAGGCCGGTGAGGACCGTGATGCCGCCGAC includes:
- the pgl gene encoding 6-phosphogluconolactonase, whose amino-acid sequence is MSAPQVVVHRDKELMAKAAAARLITKIVDAQAARGFASVVLTGGRNGNGLLAALAEAPARDAVDWSRLDLWWGDERFLPDGDPERNHTQARQVLLDSVPLDPARVHPMPPSDGPYGKDADAAAEAYAAELAAAAGPEDHGPVPSFDVLLLGVGPDTHVASLFPELPAVYEQERTVVGVHGAPKPPPTRTSLTLPAIRAAREVWLLAAGEDKANAAAIALSGAGEVQAPAAGARGRSRTLWLLDEAAAAQLPRGLYPPASA
- the opcA gene encoding glucose-6-phosphate dehydrogenase assembly protein OpcA, with translation MKIDLTETTSSKINKALVEGRRAIGTPAIGMVLTLVIVTDEENAYDALKAANDASREHPSRTLVVIKRVSRSPRDRAKARLDAEVRLGTDAGTGETVILRLYGDVIDHAQSVVLPLLLPDAPVVVWWAVNAPLDPAKDPLGALAQRRVTDAYAAEQPIEELAARADTYTPGDTDLAWARITPWRSMLAAALDQAPCTVTSAEVTGEEFNPSCELLAMWLADRLQVPVTRKVSDGPGLTAARMESGTGAIVLDRPDGSLATLSIHGQPDRAVALKRRDTAELLAEELRRLDPDEIYADALKYGVDRLADTAGGQPSAGEAKAGEPKTGEPEAGKDAPAKPAAKKAANKKAAAK
- the zwf gene encoding glucose-6-phosphate dehydrogenase; the encoded protein is MSDAHGANPLRDALDRRLPRIAGPSGLVIFGVTGDLSRKKLMPAVYDLANRGLLPPGFSLVGFARREWEHEDFAQEVYAAVKEHSRTPFREEVWQQLVQGCRFVQGNFDDDEAFETLKETISELDKAQGTGGNFAFYLSVPPKFFPQVVQQLKKHGLADQKEDSWRRAVIEKPFGHNLESAQELNRIVHEVFPPHEVFRIDHYLGKETVQNILALRFANTMFEPLWNRSYVDHVQITMAEDIGIGGRAGYYDGIGAARDVIQNHLLQLLALTTMEEPASFEADALVAEKTKVLGAVRLPKDLGKETVRAQYAEGWQGGEKAVGYLQEDGIDPKSKTDTYAAIKLSIDNRRWAGVPFYLRTGKRLGRRVTEIAVVFQRAPHSPFDRTATEELGQNALVIRVQPDEGVTVRFGSKVPGTSMEVRDVSMDFAYGESFTESSPEAYERLILDVLLGDANLFPRVEEVEQSWRILDPIEEYWDKHGRPAQYPAGSWGPAEADEMLARDGRSWRRP
- the tal gene encoding transaldolase: MTDALKRLSDEGVAIWLDDLSRKRITSGNLAELIDQQHVVGVTTNPSIFQKAISSGDGYEQQLADLAARKVTVEEAIRMITTADVRDAADILRPVFDATGGQDGRVSIEVDPRLAHHTVPTIAEAKQLAWLVDRPNTLIKIPATKAGLPAITEVIGLGISVNVTLIFSLERYREVMDAYLAGLEKAKAAGLDLSLIRSVASFFVSRVDTEIDKRLEKLGTDEAKALKGKAALANARLAYQAYEEVFSSERWAALDKAGANKQRPLWASTGVKDPAYKDTLYVDDLVAPGTVNTMPEATLEATADHGRITGDTVRAGYAAAKADLAATEKLGISYDEVVQVLEDEGVEKFEASWNDLLKSTEAELKRLAPSEG
- the tkt gene encoding transketolase → MSTKPTTTDLEWTELDQRAVDTVRVLAMDSVQKVGNGHPGTAMSLAPAAYLLFQKLLRHDPADANWTGRDRFVLSAGHSSLTLYIQLYLAGYGLELDDLKAFRTWDSKTPGHPEYGHTTGVETTTGPLGQGVANAVGMAMAARYERGLFDPEAPEGSSPFDHHIYAIAGDGCLQEGISAEASSLAGHQKLGNLIMLWDDNHISIEGDTETAVSEDTCKRYEAYGWHVQRVAPKANGDLDPEALYHAIEAAKAETGRPSFIAMRSIIAWPAPNAQNTEAAHGSALGEEEVAATKRVLGFDPEKSFEVPEEVLAHTRAALDRGRDLEKEWGKRFADWRTTNPGHAAEFDRVAAGELPAGWEDHLPSFETGKAVATRAASGKVLHALGAVIPELWGGSADLAGSNNTTIDKTSSFLPEGNPLPGANPYGRTIHFGIREHSMAAEMNGITLHGNTRVYGGTFLVFSDYMRNAVRLSALMHLPVTYVWTHDSIGLGEDGPTHQPVEHLASLRAIPNLNLVRPADANETAIAWREILKRWTKEYGVGAPHGLALTRQGVPTYPADENTAKGGYIRFEAEDADGKTVTPQVVLIGTGSELQLAVEAREQLQAEGVPTRVVSMPSVEWFDQQDQAYRDSVLPPSVRARVAVEAGIGLTWHRFVGDAGRIVSLEHFGASADAKTLFREFGFTADAVASAARESVEAAAR
- a CDS encoding heme o synthase — its product is MCVTAVESRPVGALSPVPGSPGHRPLGARVKAFVALTKPRVIELLLMTTVPVMFLAAKGVPDLTLVLVTCVGGYLSAGGAAAFNMYLDRDIDALMDRTAQRPLVTGMVSPRECLVFATALAVGSTALFWFLVNPLSAMLSLGALLFYVVVYTMILKRRTSQNIVWGGIAGCMPVFIGWSSVTNSVSWASFILFLVIFFWTPPHYWPLSMKVKDDYERVGVPMLPAVAGNKVVARQIVAYSWVMVAVSLLLQPLGYTGWFYTAVAVVCGAFWLKEAHGLQSRAKAGITGAKLKEMRLFHWSITYVSLLFVAVAVDPFLR
- a CDS encoding amidohydrolase produces the protein MDGLPPLIDQHSHGAVHGELGLGSFETHLAAAAGAHGPAPAGTSYFDSFTGLAIRRWCPPLLGLEPRCPPARYLARRREVGAYRAGRLLLRGSGIGTFLLEAGTPDALTSAGELATAAEAGAHEVVRLEPLAEQVADTSGSVDSFLGYTAEALYGAAQHATAFASGATHCDGHAPEAGEVRRAADRWLRGRRPGERLGEPVLVRHLLWSAVATGLPVQLHCPDPRPLAAFLRATTGIGSALVLLPRAPHHRRAAELAAVHAHVYADAGPRPADTLDRAPFGKLLFSSGARGLPELYVTGARCFLRAMGRLVREWADEGLCGAEEGRRITEMVGSGTARRIYRLSAAAG
- a CDS encoding COX15/CtaA family protein translates to MPKTLNPLELIARRWQPSAAFVRRAALATVVMAVIIVVTGGAVRLSQSGLGCSTWPKCTPDSLTPTAAMGINGIIEFSNRMLTDVLCVVVGVFIIAARARHPRRRSLTRLGWAQFWLVMTNAVVGGITVLTGLNPYIVSSHFLAATGLLTVAVLSWLRACEGDGTPRELVARPVRQLAWLLVGATGALTVIGTVVTGTGPHAGDARKVHRIPLDWQEITQLHVDFVYIVVGLAVALWFTLRAVKAPAAPRRKVLELLACLGLQGVIGYVQYFMGLPEIVIGFHMLGSALVWLCVLRVCLSLRDRGPLEDSDVPADGHEAPEPQPAAALSR